Genomic window (Aricia agestis chromosome 7, ilAriAges1.1, whole genome shotgun sequence):
gaacaaaacactatataactattcaaagcttatagggCGTTTATTAATATGAGGgttaaactataactgtgcaaaattgcattcacctacgttaccccatttttcgtcaaaagggatacaaagtttttgtctcacgtattaatatatagatattttgatGGCTAATACAAATAGAGCTGTTATAATCCAATTACATACTTAGTATTGCATCATTATCATGTTTGGTATGTTAACAAAGAAATGCGATTTTGCTATTGAGTTACGATTACTCAGAGGTCGTTCACCCGGTCAGATAGACCGCCGGCTAGTTGCTATcgttaatgtatttttatacgtacatattttaataatattgtgtattatgTAGTGCCCGTAattccgctgcgccaaaattcatttatcgcgtgggaaccgtacgttttttcgggatgaaaagtaatCTATGTCCTCTCCCGGATCTCGAAAGTAActctataccaaattccagCTAAATCTGTTAAGCGATTTGGGCGTTATGAggcttacgtcttcaattaagttaactgattttaattttttctgcctacgaataaaaaataactattttctACTTATCTCGTCAATATGTGATTTTTTACCAACCTACAGAGCAATGCAAACCTGCAGGCTGcaactgatattatattctttGTGTGTCACTGTGCGTTTCTAGGTCATTGCCAACGCTGTTCGAACCAAAAGAGGTGTGGATCTGTTAATGACGAGTTGCGTTTTGTGCCCTAAAAGTGGGTTAagtacttttaaaaaaaatgattcaaAGTAAAAACAAGAAATAAGAAACCTCTATACGGACTTGCTTTTACAAAAAACATGACTGACTGATTTTTAACGGGATAAATAACATCTTTAAAACAGTTTTTAAAAGAcatttatccatactaacattataaatgcgagtgtgtctgtaccgattttgctgaaattcggtatatatgtactttaaatCCTCTGTGACGAACGAACGAAATGACGacatctgtggctcagttggtgggctattggtagctcaaatcccgccgacggaacaaaaagttttcaaagttccttggtcatggatgtgtattaaatacgtgtatcatataataaaaatcttaagtatatgtatagtataaaagtattaaatatatttccgtcgtctggtacccgtaacacaagtccttcaggtacttaccacggggccagactgacgtggtgtgaagcgtccatagatattattatggatattattattaaatccttGGAAAGGACCgatattatcccggaaaattgtacggcTTCCCTCGCGaaacgcgataaacgatttcgtcgcaacggaattgcgggcatcatctagttctaGTGTATTATAGATTGTAGACATTATACACACAAAACAACAGatgtatacaaaatataatggtTCTCCCTAGTACCAAATTAACAGTCAACTCTGGTATATTTGCTGGTTTATTTTCGGAAATGTATTCCGGACGCTGCGTAGGTTTAATAGGCGATTACGATTCACAATAACACGTAGCCTCACTTCCATAACTTTATTATGAATATTGCCTTCTTTGTCCCAGCTCCCAGTAACGCGTTGACTCGTTACTAACGACCGCACTCAGatacattatttaaatttaatttaatgatgattatgaCAGGACAGCTCCGTACATCTTCTGTGAGCCCTTTagcacaaacaaaaaaacttgagaggtgtcaagggacacccggatggaacgaagttcctttcgATTAATTAgtgaaggatttttttttattatgtacaaaaaacctgtTTACAATCGTCGCGACATCCCACTCTTCAATGCGAATCAGAAAGACGTAccgtaacgaaaataactgGCTTGCTTTccatgagagagagagagagaaagacagagaaacacgcgcacgccacacggcttacaactaactagcaaaaagtgtcgttacaacttttcgtctAGCCCCccttcgcaacgcgcgataagaaacttcgttccaaatATTCGTCTCCTCTTAAAAGACTAACAAGGACTGTTCTTTTCCAGTTTTCCACACGCTCGCTGGAGCCGTCTTTCGGGTTGCTGTTCAAAGACCTGCTAGATGACCTGGGCGTGAAGACCACAGGGGCTTCCTTCATAGCCAGCACCCTGGACTCGGTCGTCAATTTCTCGGGTTTCTTCGTGGGGCCCGTGATCAAGACATTCTCGTATAGAAAAGTGTGCATATTCGGTTCCTTTATATGCGCCCTAGGTTTACTCTTCACTGCCCCTGCCAATAGCATGGCACATATTTTAGCTACCTACAGTATATTTGGAGGTGAGtgtgacatttttaaataccaTCCAATTATGTCTAAGACCGGTATACGGCGATACTAAGAGTGAAgctaaacgagcgtaatttgtgagttgtgagtcgcagaatttcggtcgcgtaaatatctgttcatacaaatcatggctcacaaaatttcgctcgtgtgaatcaaatacttttgtatgaaactgaatgcagcagcatttctgccagccgaaattctgcgactcgcaactcacaaattacgttcGTTTGGCTTTACCCTAACTGCCGCAGTCAGagacattaattaattttgatgacTTTCAATTTAATGAACAGTTTGATGGATAATGTCCCATACATTATCCATCAAACTGTTCATTAAAttgcttatgtcaaaattttcatttaattacatttaagtaattaatgttcgtctctgagtgcggcagtaattGTAACATTTAATGATCACTTAAGCAACTACTTATGGTCGGTTACTTGATAGAAGATTTTACGACAGGAGTTTCTCTATTCACTAGAAATTTCGATTGTTTCACGATATTAAAACTTTTCTTTGTGAAAGTTTTGTCGTAAAGTATATTTTCTGTAGGTCTTAATAAAATTACTACTTAAGCTTCGCACGTCAAGCCATACTATTTATTATGTCTTGTCTTGCCTGAATCAAGGACAGAAATTATTGTGTAACAACCATAacttctacagggtgtaattcaaaacaaagtgataattttttttctgtcaCTTAGTCACACAAAAACCCATTTACAAATGCGTCTTTTATcgtgatttttttaggtttttaaaatttgtaacaAAGAGTTTTTTCACAGGTTTTCGCACTTTTCCGGACTTTTTAGGATAAGCCCGAATCACTCGCGTGTGGGTTTATAAAACACGTCCTTAGGTGTCATCTTTAAAGTCGGTCAAGTTTTACCCACTGTTTCGAATATTTAAAGGGAAGCGATATCGAAAAGGCAAGCACGCGCTCTCGATAAGATCAATGTCTAAAAAGACCAAAAGTTATATTATGATTGTGTTGTGTAATGTTTTCCTTAtaatagagtttactgtgaatgTAGCGATGCTAGAAGAGTTACTCTGGTATATCTTTGTTATTGTATATGCAAAGTCGTGACGTTGGGGTATATTTATGATAGAAACCCATTACCCAGtagtcaaaagtaactctttcatcgctgctactgtAACAGTAGCAGCGATGTAAACTTTACATAAGTAAACTTTATacgagggacacatacacacacttGTATAAGGATGATTCTATTTTTCGGTCCCATTTGCTTTCCCGGTCAAAATTTGATATTTACGACCCCTGTTACACCCTTATTACCCCCCACACTtatttgttacactctgtacaATAAGTACATACACAATGTGGTTGTATTTATTAGAATGGAGGTAAATATCTGTAGGTGCAGCTGTTACTACCAATTTCACCAATACAACGCCTATTAGGGATAAATAATCCTTGATTATATATCGCgttgtctctctctctcttcataaattaataaaagagaAAGCATAATTTTTCAATTAGAACTAACTGGGAGTTGGGACACATACACAATATGGGtgtacaatataaaaaaaatagctgGGATATTTAAGCCAAATTAGGTTTTAGATGTAGTGCGTAGTTCTTCAGCTGCTGtaaattagttattttattacctGCCGCTGTCCATCTTATAACAGTTATAACACATAGCTGTTGTACTGTCCACGTGGTGATATTTTTTTTGGAGTAAAGCCAATATTCTTGCTGCTCGCTTGGTCTAGTAGAGTGGCCACCGGATTTTTAATagtagaatacataatattatgattgtcaTTATAACACGTTCCAACTGTAGTGAAAATCGTGTTTTTCATGAAATGTACCTACTACATGTAGGTAACCATAATAATCACATCTATAAAAATGGCCCTTTACTATGAGGCCTACTTGCACAGATCTGGGTTAAACTTAACCCTgcgttaaatattatgtacactgtTGTTGTTTTCTGTTTAGGTAAACTTTAACTCAGACTGGCGATATATTATCTGAGACAAATCAATTACAATACTTGGGTCAAAATGACAAACAACATAATAACGTTTTtgaatattatgacaaaaataaaGCAGCCATTTTGGTTTCCAGGTTTCGGGGTGGGTCTCGCTTCGGCGTCATCTTTTGTTTCCCTCAACCACTACTTCTCGAAGAAGCGAGGGCAGGCCGTGGGTTTGTCCATGGCGGGAACAGGCTTCGGTCTAATGGTGATGCCACAGCTGGTCCATCATCTACTGGAGATCTACAACTTCCGGGGAACAGTCGTGATACTGGGCGCCCTGGCCTTCCACGCAGTCCTGGGCTCGTGTCTTCTGCAGCCGATAAAATGGCATCTCAAAGAGGAACCGGTGGATTGTGAGATGCAGCTAGTTAAGGTATGAGCTGTTGTTTTCTATGGTATGATGACATGGGTCTTTTAGAGTCGATTTTCTTTACCCCTGGAGATATGAAAGTGTCAAAATGTGCACGCAATACAAAGGGTGCACTCTCCATTCCATCACTCTCTCCCATCAGGTGGAACGGCTGACCGACACGATCGGTGAGAGAACTGGCGAAGGACTGACTGCTTTGCATGCCCTGTCTACGCATGAATCGACTTTCTTAAAAAAGCGAAACGATGTTCGcggggtcagctagtaataaataattagactGAGAGCCTGTTTCAAAATCACCTGATTAGTTTTATTGTTGTAGGTGTTACTTacctatatatattatttaccttTACTTTAGCTTACCCATTTTTGCATCCCAGGAAAATATGGAGGCGATACACGAAAGCGACGAGGAGGGGGACGATAAGTTCGAGATAAATCCGCTGGTCAGTCATCCCATGCCGAAGCTGACCACGCAGCGGTCGCACGGCAACATGAACCATCCGTCAGTCAGAACTGTCGGCCTGCCGCGAGCCAAAACGTGCGATAAACCGTTACAAGAGTTCGAAAGGCACTCAAAGTTTGAACCGAGTTTAACCACGGCGGCGTCAGTGGGCGCCATGCAGAGGATCACCTCCAGTGGAAGCATGAGCGAGGCGGCGAGGAAGAGAAAAGTATCTGTGATATCGAATATATCTAATATGGACTTCACTGGGAGTTACTTGCAGTTGTATTTGGATGTGAGTATGTTTTAATTTGTGTAAGTAATCACTGTTGGCTTTTTTGCGAGTGCACATTTCCGAGGAATTTTTAAAACTTTCCTTTGTCACAGTGGTGACAGTGTGACCCAAAAATACCTGTTGAATATGTAGTTGGCCATATTTTGTCGTAACGTTTTTACCGTACCAGTCAAGTCTTTGATTCATCCCATTTTCAAAAGTTACTTAATCGTAAATATTTTCAGACAGCTGAGGACGACGCGTTGCAAATGAGAGCGATCAAGAAGACGGAACCCTTGCAAGAGAAGAAGGAGGAGAAAATAggattttttagaaaatttatgGCCCTGATGGATCTCGACCTGCTAAAAGACTGGTCTTTTCTGAACCTCCTGCTCGGCCTTTCGCTGTTCTGGAGCGGGGAGCTCCAGTTTAGGATGTTGACGCCATTTTTCATCCGCGGACTTGGCTACAACGAGAACGACACGGCGTTCTGTCTGACCATGACCGCCATTACGGACGTCGGGGTGCGATTAATTCTGCCGCCGATTTTCGACAGGACGACCATCACCAAGAAGATGATATTCTTCGTGTCGGCGTTCTTTTTGGCTGTAACGAGGTCGGGTGAGTCTTTGGTGTTTTTTAAGCTTAGCATAGCTTTTAGTGCGgcaccgaatcaagaaattccgtaacgtaAATAAACCTAAcgccggcacagcggtgcggcgttgaaaGCCGTGTATTCTCTGACGTCGTTTAAGTTCGGCAGACTTAGgaacggtgtttgtgtgcgtgcgactagacgtatgcgtgtagactagctattgctatgcaatagctttaccgcggcagcccccgagtgccacacgtatttttttatctaataactagctaaaagccgagctttgtgagggctcgcgtcgtcacaccttgactgactgatgataacacatctacaataaaataaataaaaaatattatgataaagtacaaatcaataggcgtgacagTTTTTGCGTagagtgtaccacaaaatgtacagattgtgggatatactagggctcgctccGCTCGCCCTAATAAGCGGAGATGTAGTCCGATCGCGACCGATCGCTATCACGTTTTAATATGTCTGAtaaacagggtgtaacgaaaccaagtgataattttacataatattttatatattctttATGGGTACATttatgcctgaaataaagacctttaatttttaatttttttataacactTTCGGCTGCGTATAGTCTGGCATTTCAAATGgtcaaattaaaaagtggcaacatcgtagtgtcatccctttcaaatcaatct
Coding sequences:
- the LOC121729171 gene encoding uncharacterized protein LOC121729171 — translated: MTVERSKGTTKKVPTTKKVAPDGGWAWMVCLGVSLVNFSTRSLEPSFGLLFKDLLDDLGVKTTGASFIASTLDSVVNFSGFFVGPVIKTFSYRKVCIFGSFICALGLLFTAPANSMAHILATYSIFGGFGVGLASASSFVSLNHYFSKKRGQAVGLSMAGTGFGLMVMPQLVHHLLEIYNFRGTVVILGALAFHAVLGSCLLQPIKWHLKEEPVDCEMQLVKENMEAIHESDEEGDDKFEINPLVSHPMPKLTTQRSHGNMNHPSVRTVGLPRAKTCDKPLQEFERHSKFEPSLTTAASVGAMQRITSSGSMSEAARKRKVSVISNISNMDFTGSYLQLYLDTAEDDALQMRAIKKTEPLQEKKEEKIGFFRKFMALMDLDLLKDWSFLNLLLGLSLFWSGELQFRMLTPFFIRGLGYNENDTAFCLTMTAITDVGVRLILPPIFDRTTITKKMIFFVSAFFLAVTRSVLAEQTEWVPLMVWLSICGFFRGMCLSNFTLTISEYCPLEKLPAAFGLHMVSKGLLVVMIGPIIGYVRDYTNSYATCIHVQNAMIMSCVLVWGVEYVFAFTRRRKVVQI